The Musa acuminata AAA Group cultivar baxijiao chromosome BXJ3-6, Cavendish_Baxijiao_AAA, whole genome shotgun sequence region GATGATATTAAGAAGTTCTTTAAACTGGGAGGAAGATTGATAACACAACTATGCTTCTAAACATGCTATGTTGGCATACTACTAGATAATCAGGAATCAAATTACCCCAAAGTAAAACTTacaattatctttttttattgtgAATTAGAGGCATCACAAATTAAATATGTGATAGAGATTATGGGCTGAGTGAAGCAAAAGATCTTCCGACAAAGTATGATGTAACAATCACAAACAACAGCCTTTACTAGTTTCCAATGTATTAAAAAAAAGATCTGTTTTGTCTCCTGAACTCAGTTATCATCTATTGCTGCCTAATGACACATTATGGTCATGCCTTGCATTCTGATTGAATTGTCACATTACAAAAAATTTATTTCCTGATGACTTGACAGATGAGGGGATCCTTAACGACTTCAGAGATTTGCAATGGGCCATTTCTTCCTAGGATTCTGAGTTTGATGTAATTGATAGACAGTGTTCATGCCGATGGTTTACGACATGGCCTTGTGGATAGCATGCAAGTGCAAGAAACAAGAGAAAAATGgcttgtgtgaagaatatgatggccCTTGAATTAGAGAGAAAGATATCCTAAAAGGCTATGTGCCATAGAAGGAGCTATGTGAATGGCCCCTGATGATTGGAAATGAGGTCTTGCTGTTGTACTTCATAGCCTGCTATTTTTTCGTAAAATGAAGATTCTTGTAGAGCTTTTTTTCTTGGATTCTTTTTTGACAAGCTGCTATAAAACATTGGACTAAGAATTTAACATGAGAGTTAAATAAAAAAGACACAAACAACCTTGTGCCTTTTTTCAACTAATCTTATTAAAATTTGAGGATAAATTTGCTCTGGTGCTTAGATTTTAGCCTAAGCAAAAAGTTATAGGTGACATGCATTTAACTCGAATCCCCTCAGAATTGTCATATACACAATGCCTAGAACCCTCTGGCCTTtgtctttcatatttttaatttaattaacctTCTGATAAAGATTTGAGAGTTGATAGGGTATGTCCCTATAGGTATACCAGTGAAAATTGCAGCCATACTTTCACATTTTTTTAGTTATAATGTTTTGCTTGGATCATTGACATGCAGGAGTTGAATCTTCGAGAATTTTCATTTCACCAGCTAAATGCCAATTTGTTGTGGCCTGGGACATTTGCATTTAGCAATTGGTTAGTTGAGAATCAGTCTCTTTTACATGGAGCACGCATCTTGGAGTTAGGAAGGTATGCAACAACATTTTCCTTGAAAAACAATATTTTGTTGGTATAGTACTTGTGGAAAAACTGTTAGAAGGAACCTAGCCAACTTGTTTTGTTTGTTTATGCTTTATGTTATTGTTTGAAGAATTTAACTTCTCAAGTATAATTGTATTCAGTATTTGTGGTAATACAGATGGAATTAATAGTATGATGAATCTTTATTTGCTCTAGGTTGCTTCCATgttaatattttttactaatgaTGGATTAATACTTCTAGTGGAAAATTGCCACTACAGGACACTTTATTCAAATTTTATTAATGAACATATTTAATTTATGAAGAAAGTCACATGTTGTACAATTTATTGCTTAAAGCTACAAAAAGTTACCTATGGTAATACTTTTTTGAGTCCAAAGCTTGTTTGTTGAAATTCATTGCTACTTCAGTTTCAGAATAGTGTAGATTATCCATTATATATATTTGTTGTATGGAATCTGGATTATTTGTTCCATTTTTCGTCGGTTTAAGTACAAGGGGATGCAAAATACAGATGATTATCATGGATTTAAGAATTAAGCGATCCAAATTTAGTAAAAGTTTCATGGATCCtttaaataaatgaaaaatatggtGGAACATTCCAAGAATGAGTTAGGTTATGAGGATTGGTTGATTTGCTGAAGGAATATGGATGATCTCAGAACCGTCGAGGCTTAGGAGGAGATTAGCATTTGATGCTAGGCCTACTACTATTAGTGTAATGATCACATAATGCTACACTCGGCTGATAAGCCGAGTTATGTTGTCTACAAGCGACCGAATAACTGGAGTCAGAAAAAGTTGTCTTAAAGATCAGATTTTGATTTttctggagaaaaaaaaaagagattaacaTTTGATGCATGCTAGGTCTACTATTAGTGTAATGATCACATATTGCACCTCACCATGTTATTATCTGTCTTCTGTATTGCAGTGACTATTCATTATATAAACTAGTTGTTTCTATATCTAAACATGTAGTGGAACCGGAGCTTTAgccattttcttgagaaaatCGTTCGGGGTGGACATTACAACctctgattttgatgacttggaaATAGAAGAAAATATAGCTTACAATTGTAGAGCTAATGGGCTACCTGTGCTGCCTCACATCAAGCGTAAGTTTCATTTGTTCTTACGAGTCATGTTGGTCCAATAGGTGGTGCGTAGGTTGATGATAGTATATTGCAAAATCGACTCTTTGACAAGTTTCATATAATATTATCATGCAAAGTGTTTACCGCTGAGGCCAACATGTGAGAATTATTTGAAGTGTTTTCTGATTTagagctttttcttttttttttgttcccaTGGAATGCTTCAGATACATGGGGAGACACCTTTCCGATTTCTGAACCGGATTGGGACTTGATCATCGCCAGTGATATCCTTTTATGTACGGTACTGTTGTTCTCCAACTCGGGCAGTTATTGCTTGGGTAGCTTTGACATGACAATGgcctttttctttcttcaaaCAGATGTGAAACAATATTCAAGCTTGATAAAAACCCTCTGCTTCCTCCTCGACTCGTACAGAAGGAAGGACACAAAAGCTAAAGCTGCAGGGGCTCTCTCCGTATCAGGTACGATATGaagaacccccccccccccccccccccaaagaaagaaaaaaaaaaaaaagcttcaaaATCTTCACGCGAAACAATGATTGATGCCCATACACTTCGTTGTTGCTTGTCAGGAAAAGAGGTGCAAGTGAGGCGGCCAGTTTTCCTCATGAGTTGGCGGCGCAGGCTTGGGGGAGAGGAGACCCTTTTTTTCACGGGATGCGAGGATGCTGGTCTTACCGTACGCGATATGGGGTCTCGTGTATATTGCATCAGCCGCGACTAGacttagaagagagagagagagagagggtgctgCGTGGAGTTTCTAAAGGACGGTGACAACCCTTTTCGGGGCAACATCGCTTTACGTCCCTAAGGGAAGGTCAGCATTCAGGCGTGAAAAGATCGTGTGGCTTTAGATTGTCCCCCTTTGAATAGATGTTTCGCCCATTTAACTACTGGTTCCTGCGATAGAAGAAGTTGTGTAAACGTCGGGTGTGAAGCGATCTTAATTATGAGCTAAAAAAGCCCAAATGTTCACCCGAAATGCTCCTTCGATGCTACGTAATTTGCCGGCAACAAAAGAACCCAAAAGGGGGTCGGTCAAGCTGGTGCCAGTCTGTTTAACTTTCCATCTTTCGTTTTCGAGCAACTTACTCTAGCAAAAATTTTCAGACATTTTCTTAAACATTTCAAACATCTTAAATTACATACAGAGCACTAGTTCCAGGATGATGTTGCTAGTTACTCTGATAAACCAACTTACTGGATTCACAAACATCTTAAATATCCCCTTCTTTCACAGTAATATTAAAGAATAGTGTAATCAATCTTGAAGAAGTGAGAAAGTAATCTTACTAATGGTTCTAGCATCACTTAAATAGACAGTGCTCATAAAAGCACACCAATATCAAGTTAGAAACATAAATTTCATCACATGCATAGTTAAGAAATCATTGATATTATAAAAGAATgtcaatatgaatatatatattcttaatagGGAATTCTAGAAATTAATGGAGTGTCTATGATATTTTCCACTCAATGAAAGATAACTTAGTTGCTTGCTTTTCCTTGCAACTTTTAATTTCTACAGTTTTTCAGTGAGGATCATTTGAACTAAACAACTGTTTTGGTTCAGCTTCTCATCATAATGGTGTCCAAATTTCCAATATGACACTGCCTAACTTTTTGACAGCCTATTACATGCTtaaaccccttttttttttatgtagtacACATGCTATGAGATAACTGGGTAATTGGAATCTAACAACCAGTGATGCATTGAGGATCAAAATTTTTCATCTTCAACATCAACCTCAAATTAAATGATCGAATCAAACACATTAACAGATGCTTCTGGAACTCAAAACATATATGAACAATGAAGTAGATAGACAATTGGCCATCTTGCAAAGCAGTTGTCGTTGTTTCTTATGTTTAGTTATTTTGCATGTTGAACTCCGATTTTCACAGAAACATGCAATAAgaaactatataaattttttatactaCTACTTTAACTACAAGAACAAAGTTGTAAAGTCCAAACTATTTGGAATCGACAAGTGCCAAAAGGGGTGCAACATGCAGAACTTGATGAATAATGTTGATgactatttttttataaatttaaagctATTGCCTCCAATAGCTTATAAATTTTTTCTAAGCTATACATGTTGATGACTTTTCATGGAGAACTTGCtgaataatgcattaatttaAGATGTatcaattatataaatatatatttatatatacatacatatacttgtatacacacacacacatatatatatatatataccttggtCAACATATAGTCTCTAAGCAGATGGCTTATAGTCTTCATGTTGGATCACTCAGTACTTCCTTTCTTAATTGTGTACTAGTAATAGTCTGAAAGGGAAGCAAATGAGCAAGAACAATGTGCAAAACTAAATTGTTAAATTCAGTCAAGTTATTTGTAATAGAAAAGCAACATCAATTAATAGAGAGAAAAAGAATAAAGGATTCTGCTCTTAAATGATAAGATCATTGATCAAAACAATGAAAAGTAACCCACAAATTGTAGAATATAATAGATGTACAAGTAAAAGCAGTGCATCTGCTCCAGTCATCTATGGCTTTCAATTCACTGCTCTTAAGAGATCCAAGCATGATCAAGAAGTAATTGTGTAGAGGAAGAGATCCAAGTAGGAGAGGTTTAGTcaaacatcttcttctctcttttcttgtTTTGATTTCCTGTTCCAGCTGCAAGTACATAAATTATGTACATTGGTATGTAAGTACATAAATTATGtcaaattagaatttttttacCCTGTATAATCCAACTTCTTTTTGTCTAGTTGACATATCTGACACTATGATGCCCATCCAGATTTTATTACTGAAATTACATGACTACTAAAGCCTGAGAGATTGATGAAAAACATCTCCAGAGGAGTATGGGTTTCAAATAAGGTGAAGGTTTAGTACTAGGGGGGCTGACTCAGGTTAAGTTTTGGCTTAATCAAAGAGATCTTGGTTCAAACGTCAACATTAACAATAATAGTCTCATTTTTCCCTTAATATGTTATAGGCTCATGGGCTTGGGCGGGCCTGCAGGCTTGGTTCGCAGGCTAGCCCATGAACCATGCTTGTGGACTGGAATGCAAACGCACCTGTGGACTGCACTTTTTATCGAATTGACTAATCTCTAACCACTTTCAtaacatatattttctttttataaaattaaCAAATTTATTAGTGATTTAAAATAACAATTAACATGACAAGAACCAAAAAAGGAATGGAAACCTACTTAGGTTTCTCCCTCTTTCCTTCCTCTATCTTCTTAATTTTTGCATGTAATTTGAGGCAATAACCTCTTTATAAAGAGGAAAAAGAGGCAGTGAAGACTGAAGCAGCTTAAAAGTATGATTTTATATTCCAGTGAGTGAAAGATTGTTAATTACAAATAAGTCCCTGTAATTGATTGAGGAGGTAAGACAGCTATTGGAACAATATTTATACCATTGTCCTTTCAGGACAAAACTTTTACATTTTAGTCCTTTAAAGACTTATAATTGTGTATAAGTCCATGGAAATACAGAAAGTCAACATAGAATCTAATTTTGTCCTGCTGGCTCTTCTTGCTTTTCCTGTTGAGCTTAATCATGGTCATGTAAGATAAGGACTCAAATCTTCTTGTGATTTAAAGAACTCCCCAACTTAGAAATATCTCAAATTTGTCAGCTTACTTGTTAACTAAGTAAAAGACAAGATCGAAGCAAGGATAAACAACTAGAAATAAGTAAACGAAAGATGAAACTGTTTGAAATCtatgaaacattaaaaaaaatatctgcaGTTTTTAATGCACTCTTATATGGTTTAATCCTGCTTGTTTCTCTAAATGGTTCCATCTGTTAATTACACTTTGCTGGAATATGTTCTTATTAGTGATTCTGATGAAGAGCTGCTAAACTGTAGGTTATTCGACAGTTTCTTGCCTGTCCAATATGTTCTGTAGAAGATTGACCATTGATAATTTTTGGAGGTTCTGCAATCTGACTGCAGTTGATTATACTGAAGGAGCTACTGAGTTTGCTGTTCATGTTGGATTCCCTCCTACATAAACTATGTGGTCAGTCATAAGACACACTTCCCATAAGATTTGCTATTTGTTACTAGCTCGTGTCATCTCCTTCATCATGCAATTCTACATTGTTGGTGATAATATTAACCATCCGATGGTGCTTAATATGATTATTATGCTTCTTGAAGTCTAAGCTCTTAAAAATACTGTAGTAAATAGAATTTGGAGTTACAGATACGACCAGCAACCTTGCAATCTGAATGATGGCCTTTTAGTGCAGGAGCATGAACAAGATTGAGAACAATGCAATACATACTGGCAGGGTTATTATCAGTCAGGAGATGCTTTCCTTATTACTATGATCAGCTTTAAGAGGGTATAAGGGGACTTGAATTTCCTCAAGAGTACAGCCACCAGCTAATTATTGGCTGTATGGTTGATGGTTTAAGAAAGAGAGTAAGTAGTAAATAGACACTTTTTTCATTGTGACTGCAATGCTTAGCTTAATGTTCTTTGGCCGTTTAACCAAAGCAGCACAAGTTCTCTAAATAATAATTACGAGAAACAGGGAAATAAAAAGCTGGTTGATGAGAATCCTTCCAATATGACTGATGCTTGATGATTAAAGCTAGAAAAGAACTTCCGACACTATTTGGTATAATAAGATCAAACTTGTATAAAAAAATTTGTACTATAAGAAATCAAAGATTAATACATGTGTGTGCTATGGATGTAATCCCAATCCTATGAACTTGTAAATTGAGTTGGTTCTGAGACAAAACTTGGCAGAAGCCTCCTACAGTGTTATGGACAAAGATTGCATCCAGATGGTCCATTCAAAAGGCTACTTTCAAAGATATATTGATCATGATTGTGATGTTTCTGTATATTCCAAGATTTTTGAAGCATTCTATAGTTTTAGGACAAAGTATTATATTATAGTTTCAGGGTTCAATTTATTATTTCTATACAATGAGACATAATTTGGCTTTCTAAATCTTTTTTTCACTTTGTTAGGAGCATCTTAATTTGGCATGTTCTTGATGGTTGATGCATATGAAAAATACGAAAGCAAGATAAACATAAACTGTTTCAGGTGCCACTGCTCTCTTCCATTTTGCTCTTCTTAGGGGCAAACGCCTTCCACATTCTTGGAATCATGGACCTGTCaaaaaggaattcatgtgaaaatcCATCTGGTGCTTTTGACAACAACAGTTCTACTTTCCAAATTTGTCTGAATAAGCTTTATTGACTTTGTTATATATTTGTTACATATTATTATTTCTCCTGTAAGGCCTATCCCCATTTTCAGAAAGATTCTACAAGTTATATCTCAAACTTCAACTCCCATCACTTTCTTATAGTTTTCTTGATGCacattgatttatttgtaggaaATGCCTTCATGTAAGAGTACAAAAGATCAGTTATTGCAAGTGGCGGAAATTTTCAACCGGAGGAGGTTTAGCTCTCAGGAGGAAGAGAACCATTTCTCAAGCAGTGAGTACCACTATCTTCATTATAAGACCTCTCCTTCTGTAGTACTTGAAAAGGTTATATATGATTGCGGTTGATCCTATGTCAGTGCATACACTCTTACAACTTTGTTATTAAGAAGACAATCATATATCATTTTGTATCTGaatatttgaatttgaaaaatGCATGTGCACGTTGGATAAACAACAAGTGTTAAATAACAATGTTTTGTTAAATGCAATTGTGCACAAAACCTACGTAACAAGTAACAAAAACATCATCAGTGGTAGAAAAGATAGCAAAAGGTGAAGGTGCCTCCTTAACATAGCACAAAAATCTCTATTCCACCTGGATTGGGCCACAAAATAAAACTTGGTGTTTGAACTGAGTTGAATCAGAATATATATAATGCTCTGTTTTCTCTCAAAATATCTAAAGAGAGCCATTATGGCCATTCGCATTGCAGATGGATACAGAATCAGCAACACAGCCATTCACATTCCATCCAGTGTACAACACAAAACTACATCCTCCACAAACTAGTAATGAATAAAATAAGGTTACAAGTATAATTCTCCACAGCCATTAAGAAAGGCCACAGGAACAAGCAACAAACAACACTGGGTTCTCAAGAAGTTTCTGTTGGCGTGACATTAAAACCCAGATTTAAAAGAAGCTGCTTCAGTGTTCTACGGCCCCATTGCTTGTCGTTCTGAAGAACATTAGCTATTTCTTCAGAATTAGGTTCTTTTGGGAGAGTTTTATCTTCAACCAACATGCTGCCGTTACTCTGCTTCACTGCCATGTCTTCATGTTCATGGCTGTCTGGTTGTTGCGACAGTATCGtggtttcttcttcttcgagCAAGTTTTCGTGTGATCCCTCTGGTTTTTCTTCCTTTACAGATAACTGATCCATAGTCATGCAACACATGAAACAGATGTTTCAAGTTAAACACAAAGTACTTATCTCCACAATAATTGGTCTTCAGAAATAAAAGATATTGACTTATTTCTTCGTATCTTATTATTTTGATGCAATATGATATATCACCATAAATTTCTTGTAATAAGACTCGATAGGTTAGGTTAAGCACATGGAAACAGATGTTTCAAGATAAACACACAGTACTCATCTCCACACTATGGTATTCAGAAATAAAAGATTTTGTTTACATTACACGAAGCATGGATGCTACTTCTTCGTCTCTGATCACTTTGATGCATATGATAGATACATCATTACAAAATGTTCTCGTACTAAGACTAGATGTGTTATGTTAAACACATGGAAACAGATGTTTCAAATTAAACACAAAGTACTTATCTCCACACTCAATTGTGTTCAGAAATAAAAGATATTGATTCCACAAATGATGAATGCTGCTTCTTGTTATCTGATTACATTGATGCATATAGCATATCactataaattcttcttatactgaGACTAGATAGGTTAAAGTTAAATGTCTATTGCACCGGGCTTTCACATTGCAGATATCAGCCTCGTCTTATTAATGGTAGTGGCAGAAGCACAAGTAGACCTGACTCATGGTTGAAAAAAAAATGCCTAAGGAGACTTATTAGTAGCATAAGCAGTACATATATCTGTGAACTATTAAGGAAATCCAATTGCGAAAGAAAGAATCTCTGCAGCTTCCAAAATTGTGATCGACACAAGGCAGGAATTGCTTGCCTGTTACCAAACCAAAGCGAAGAGCTACATCCCATCAAACATTTACCTGCGCTGATGAGTTGTAGTGTTCAGCAGCTTCATCAGATTCATGAGAAGCATCAACAGCAGCCTTCACAGGCATTGTTTCTTGTGGGGAACCCAAAGCGCTCCCCAAAGCACGAATTGGCACTAAGCCGGGGACTAAAAGCAAAGTGGTATCAGTTACGCCTCTGGGTTTGTCCTGAGCCTCACCAATCTGGGTCAGATCCATTACAGCTCCCACATTGCTACCGATCTTGCTCTCCACGGACCGTGTTTCCTCGACCAGAATAAGAAGTGATGGTTCCTCCTCTGAAATCTTCTGAGACTCAGCATCCTCCCAGTCTTCTGAAACCATAATAGTATTGGAGGTTTCCCATGTCTGCAAGCATCTATCAGGGCCAGGCTGCCACTTGATTTCCCCAGAGTCACATTTGAGTATAAACTTGAACTGGATTTGTTTTCCCACAGGTAAATCCTACATTAAACATGTCAGAGTTTGATCAAAACCAGAATTATCGTTTGGTTCCAAATACAACTGGAGCATTTCCTTGTCTCACCAGCTCAGCTGCCCATTCATGGCCGGAAGACCATTCCAACGGAACTGCCTTTTCTGGATCCCACAGACCAAACATTGGATCATCTCCAACCAGGAGGAATTGCTGGCCAAACGAGCACTCCTTCTGCAGAACAAATCTTACGTGCACGGTCTTGTAGCGATCTGAGTAGGA contains the following coding sequences:
- the LOC135640209 gene encoding uncharacterized protein LOC135640209 gives rise to the protein MDVALFSPASLFHDDEVGGEYSAAAEGNESAAEQQVHVERNHAFPGMELNLREFSFHQLNANLLWPGTFAFSNWLVENQSLLHGARILELGSGTGALAIFLRKSFGVDITTSDFDDLEIEENIAYNCRANGLPVLPHIKHTWGDTFPISEPDWDLIIASDILLYVKQYSSLIKTLCFLLDSYRRKDTKAKAAGALSVSGKEVQVRRPVFLMSWRRRLGGEETLFFTGCEDAGLTVRDMGSRVYCISRD
- the LOC135640299 gene encoding uncharacterized protein LOC135640299 gives rise to the protein MEALAGNCIRGFVRDGSKLAPSVAYSASSRLRLITVRAPFPTKKLGSGHAVLFRGQLIWRSSSSSLSAASSEVDKLTLDSYVEKADRYKTVHVRFVLQKECSFGQQFLLVGDDPMFGLWDPEKAVPLEWSSGHEWAAELDLPVGKQIQFKFILKCDSGEIKWQPGPDRCLQTWETSNTIMVSEDWEDAESQKISEEEPSLLILVEETRSVESKIGSNVGAVMDLTQIGEAQDKPRGVTDTTLLLVPGLVPIRALGSALGSPQETMPVKAAVDASHESDEAAEHYNSSAQLSVKEEKPEGSHENLLEEEETTILSQQPDSHEHEDMAVKQSNGSMLVEDKTLPKEPNSEEIANVLQNDKQWGRRTLKQLLLNLGFNVTPTETS